TTGTGCTCTTTTCCCCATTgtcctctttttctgtctcttttggattactttttatgactttttatgcTTCCACTATAGCTCCTTTGTTGCAGTATGTTCTGACTCTGTCTTCTTAGTAATTGCTTTATGACTTCCAGCATACACCTTTAAATTATCAAAGATTACCTTCAAATGAGATTATACCACCTCACATATTAGCATAAgggccttccttttttttttttttaagattttatttatttattcatgagacacagagagagagagagagagaggcagagccataggcagagggagaagcaggctccatgacgggagcccaatgtgggactcgatcccaggactccaagatcacgccctgagctgaaggcaggcgctaaactgctgagccacccagggatcccctagcataAGGGCCTTCCAACAGCacttccatttctcccttcccaGCCTTTGAACTACCATTCCATACTTTTcacttttcatgttttataaactCCATagtacattgttattattttcattccatcaatggtctttaaaaaagtatttttagaagAAGCCTTGCATGAATAAACCCATGTCATTACCATTTCCAATATTGTGCATGCCTTTGTGTAGCCCCTATCTCCATCTAACATTATTTCCCTCTGCCCAAAGGACTTAATAGACAACATTTCCAATAGTGTGGGTCTGCTGGTAATGAATTTTGTCAGCTTTTGTGTGTCTGGAAAAGGCTTTATTTCAGGActgttttgaaagatatttttgctgggtataaaattctaagacattttaattttcctttgcatCCTCTACTCCACTAATCTATCACTTACCTTGCTTCCTGCAAGAAATACAAAGTTACTCTTATTTTTATCTGTGTGTAGCATGTCTTTTTTCCTCTAGCTgcttttaaggctttttttttttaccaccagTTTTGGGCAATCTGGTTATGATATGCCTTAATGTAACTTTAATCATATTTCTCATGCTTGGGATTCACTGAATTTTTCAATCTGTGGGATTtacagttttcatcaaatttggaaaatttccagccattatttcttcaaatattttttctgttgtgTCCCTCCCCCCTCAGTTTTCCAGGGACTCTCTCTTCTTCAGGGACTCCAATCACATGTAAATTGGGTCCTTTTCACAGCTTATTTCATTAATgctctgttcctttttccttcttgtacttttacatttaattttggaCAGTTTCTATTGCTATTATGTCTTCACACTTgcaaactttttattatggaatgtCTAACCTGCCCATTATTCCCATTCAGTGTACTCTTCATCTCAAAAAGTTCAATTATggtattttatatcttctatatGTCTTAATGTTCTGAAATACAGAATAGTTATAAGAATGGTCTTAATGTCCTTGTCTGCTAATTGAACATCTATGTCAATTCCAGATcagttttaattgatttttcatctCATCTATAGGtcctattttcctatttctttgtataaCAGATATTGTGACTTTACCTTGTTGGGTGCcagatatttctgtatttctatgtTCTTGGGCTTTATTCTAGAATTACATGTCTTGAAAAACAATTTGATGCTTTTGTGCCACACTTTTGAGCTTTGTAAGGTGGGACCAGAATACTCTCATGTCTATTTAGTCTAGAGCTAAGTATTTCCCATTACTAAAGCAAGACCATTCTGAGTATCTAAAGCCCCTTAAATTATGAAGTTGTGAGAAGAGGCACTATTCCTGAACCTGTGTAAACAACTGGTAATGTGTCCTCTAATCCATGTAGACAGTTCCTCCCCTAGCCACAAACAGTTTCTTCACATGCATGTGCTGACCAGTAAGTACTCTTCTGATAGCTGAGGGGGAACTTATGCAGATGTCTGGCATTCTCTCTTTGTgtagctctctcctctctggcaTTTCATCCTGTAAAACTCTAGCTCCTCTAGTCTCCCTGTACTCTCAGCTTCATCACCTCAACTCAAGAAGTCTCCCAGGCTTCACTTAGGTTCTCGCTTCCTCCCCACAGCCTGGGATCTCCCAAGATTATACACTGGggaaaatcagattttatttatttattcatgagagagacacacacacacacagaggcagagagagagagggagagagagagaggcagagacacaggcagagggagaagcaggctccctacagggagcctgatgcaggacttaatcccaggtctccaagatcatgccctgagctgaaggcaggtgctaaatgtCTGATACACTACTTAATCCATATgctgaattcttaatttcagttatatttttcagttctagaattccCATTTAACCCTTACTGATTCTAGATTTTTGGTGAAATTATCTTTTCATCTAATTTCTTGGAAATATTACAGCTATTTTAAGTCCAAATCTAGTAATTACAATACCTAGATCACATATAAGTCAGTTTCTGTTACCTTTTTTGTTATAATTCTTTATTCAACACCAAATACTATGTATTAAAAACTATAAAGGTTCAGTATATACTTTATTCCTCCTAAGAAGGTTATAAGGCAGGTAGAATGCAAACAGATTTCCTTTGTTCTGCTTGAGGTTAACTTTAGGTCTTCTGTTTCACTTTTTACTTTACTCCTAGGGCTTGGTCCTGCTGTGGTTTCATCAGATGGCTGGGATGTTTGTCAAAGCCACTTTACTTTGGCAGCCCTGGAACTCTACCCTTTGTTTCCTTGGCATTATGTTGTTGAAATATTTGCCTACATTTTTAGTCTCTTGGCTTTTGCTAGATTTCTTGGATTCTTATCCTATGCACATATAGGTTAAGATTTGGTATGTGTCTCAAGAAATGAGTACTTCCAGGTTTTTGAGTTTTGAGTACATCCCAGTTTTACTCTATTCTCCATCCTACTTTGGATTTAGCTCAAGTTCTAGATTCTCAAGCAATTGTTAACCCAAACTCTGGCTACCCTGCCCAGCAGCACTACTGCCTTTTGCTGGGACTCTACTTCTTGTGCTATGAACTAGCAAATGCCTTTGGGAGAAAGCCAGAGTAAATATTGAGTTTCCTCACTATGCTTCCCTTCTTGTAGGGACTGTGGCCTCAATCAAGTCTGGCCAGCATGGTTGCTACCAATTTCTTTAAAGAGCTGTTTTATGTAGTCtgtcaaatttttatatttgtttttgtgggAGAGTCAGTCCAATATAAGTAATTCCATCATGTCTATAACTAGAAGTCTCTAGATAGTACATTTTTATCTGAGGTTTTCAAAACAGCAATAAATTataatgttattaaattttaaatgattaaatggagcaatctttcctcttcttaaaagCCATTTTGAATCTCAGTTGATAAGCAGAAATTTGaaagtgataataataaaagTGCTTAGAATTGTATTTTGATTCAGGTTACTGGGAAAACTCCATATCTGATTACATATTCTGAAAAATACAGTGAAGTGCTAATATTTCAAACTCTGTATTACAAAAACATTCAAATTCACACAAAATCAGGTACCTGGTCATCTTAAAACTTTATAATATTGGAAATTACGATTAtctgattaaaaagaaacatccaaactaaaaacccagaaaataaagataaaaataactttaataaaaattaagaaagaaaaataatataaatatttaatttattagtattttctgGTGCTTGGGGCTCTCTGAAGAACCCATCCTTTTCTGAATGTAAATAAAAGTTTACGGGTGTATAAAGTTCAGATGTTTTGAGAAAAAGTTCTCAACAATAACACCCAAACACGAATGAAAACCAACACCTAACTCACTAGAATTACCTCCTACcaagatacttaaaaaataagtgagtCAATAATACAGGTACTGAAGAGGACTTAGATCAATAATTACCTTCTAGTCCTATAGATGGCAGGTGCCATGGAGCTGGTACTGAGTGGTAGACAAGGAAACAAGCCAGCATGCTCAGCTGAGATTCTTCGAAGGGCTGTCCACTGAGGTaggcgtgcacacacacatcaccCCCAGCTGTGAGAGAAATACACAAATGGAAATGAGGTTCTCATCCAGAACTCATTAAGCACTTAACATACACTAGACAGGTACTATGCTGGGAATTAGGGCTACAGTGGTAAACCAGACTGTCACCACAGAGTATAAAGTGTTGTAAAGAACAGAGACATTACACAAACAAATGCATAATTAGAAATTGTGATGAGTGCTATACAAGGATAGTGGTCCTTGTATGCTGTCTTTCCAAATATCCATTTTATGATCCTTCTTCTCTGCAGTATATAACATTTGAGGGGACTAACTTCAGCTCCAGAACTGGATCCTAATTACTATTAGCCAGACTTCCTCAAACTTTAAGGTGCATCTGAATCACCTGACAGGGTTGATTAAAACAGATGAGTGGGCCTCATCCCCAAAATTTTTTGGATGGGTCAGGAAAATTACATTTCTAAgaagttctcaggtgatgctgctgctgctccagagaccacactttgagaaccactggtccaGGACAATAAGGGCAACCCCATTCTCAACAGTGTGATTGGTTCAGGAACTGACAGACCTAACCTATTCAGTAACAGACATTCTCTGCCACAAGGACTGACTGAGGAATGTGCATGAATTCCAATTCAAACCAGagacattgggatgcctgggtggctcagtggttgggcgtctgcctttagctcagggcatgattctggaatgctggatcgagtcccatactgggctcccagcatggagcctgcttctccctctgcctatgtctctgcctctctctctgtctctgtttctcataaataaataaataaaattaaaaaaaaaaaaaaaagagacatgagAATGTGCTTGACAACATATTTGCGAGAGGCTTAAGAAAGAGATTTCCTCATTGTTATGGCAAAGCTCCTAGAAGCAACTCTATTCTTCCTCTGCAGAATGCTGAGATTGAGGCAAGGAATAGCCATTTTATTACCATGAGAAAAAGCACTCTGAGGATAAAGCCATGGCACAGAGTATAAATAATGGAACCTCAGAGGAACTGGAGTTAAAGGCACTAAAATAAGATGACCCTTAGACCACCTTACTAGCAGCCTTCCAATAATGTAAGCTTATATGTGTCCTTATTGATTAAGCCaggttgaaaaaaacaaaacaaaacaaaacaacaacaaaaaaagccaggTTGAGTTAGGCTCTCTATTACCAGTAGACTAAGGCATTCTAATACATAAAGAAAAGctaagggaggggaagaggagagaaggaagaaataaaaacggCAGGAATGTTGCTTGAAGTGGTGTGGTCTTAGAAGGTCTATGAGAAAGGGGCAGTTAAATTGAGGCTGTAAAAATGAATATAAGTTGAGtaggcagagaaggaaagaaaaagttctagGGAAGGATAGCAGTATATTTAACAGCCCCATGAGAACAGGGAGAAGAAAAATTAcaactgatacaaaaaaaaaaaaaatcttatgagaCTAGTATGAACAACTACACACCAACAAATTatacaatctagaagaaatggatagagcAAAGTCCTAGAAACATATGTCTTCTAAGactgaaacatgaagaaatagaaaatctgaatagactgattactagtaaAGAGACTGAATTAGTAATCTAAAACCTTCCAATAGGCAAAAGTTCAAGAccaatggcttcactggtgaattctaccaaacattcaaagaaaattcaacatgtatctttctcaaactctttccaAAACCTGGAGAAgagaatgcttccaaactcattttacaaggctaGTATTAACCTAACATCAAAaaaagacaccacacacacacacacacacacaaaaattacagACACaacaatatccttgatgaacatagatccaaaaatcctcaacaaaatattagcaaactgaattcaacaatatatcAAAAGGGGTCCCCACTGTACCTCTGGCCAAGGTTTCAAAAGACCTCACCAAAATGCAGTCTCAAATGGGACATACCATGGAAACCGTGATCTTCATGTCTTACAAGTTTGCTGGGGATAAAAGCTACTTAACAAAGGTGGACCTGAGAGTACTCATGGAAAGAGTTCCcagattttcagaaaaacaagaagaCCCTCTGGCTGTGGACAAAATAACAAAGGACCAGGAACAGAGCCGAGATGGCAAAGTGGACTTCCAGAGCTTCTTTTTACTAATTGCTGGGCTTACCATTGCATGCAATGACTATTTTGTAGTATACATgaagcagaagggaaaaaagtagGAAGCATGAACAACACTTCTGCCGGATGAGAGTTCTCCCAAAATGTCTCTTAAGGAGTCTCTTAAGGAATCTGCCCCATAGCTTCACCTTGTATAAAGGAGTCCATAAGCAGGTCAGGACTCTCAGAAAATGTACAAGTAAAATCCAATCCCCATCTgacaagcagagaaagaaaagtcagtgAAAGCTGGTTAAGCTTTTGATTTTTATACTGCTTACATCCTCTTgccctcaaattcttttttagttactcaaaacaacaacaaaacataatactttaaaaggatcacacatacaccacaaccaagtgggatttaatcTAGGAATGCAAGGATtattcaacatctgcaaatcaaagTGATACAgcacaataacaaaacaaaggataaaaatcacatgattgtCTCAATAGGTACAAAaaaggcatttaacaaaattcaacatccatttatgataaaaacaatcaacaaagcaaCTACAGAAGAAatgtacttcaacataataaaggccatatatgacaaagtCATTagataacatcatactcaactatgagaagcagggcagcccagatggcttagcggtttagcgccgccttcagcccagagtgtgatcctggagacccggaatcgagtcccacatcaggttcccagcatggagcctgcttctctctctgcctgtgtctctgcctctctctctctctgataaataaataaataaaatcttaaaaaaaaaaaaaagaagaagctaacagcttttctttcttttaaaataaagaacaagacaaggatgcccactcttgccattttcattcaacatagtagtggaagtctcagccacagcaactaggcaagaaaaagaaataaaaggcatccaaactggaaagaagatttcaaattatactacaaagctatagtagcCAAATAGTTGGTATCAGTATAAatgcacatagatcaatggaaaagaacaaagagccCAGGAATAAACACACACCTATAACAATGGAGTCAAGAAAAtgcaatgaggaaaggacagtttcttcaataaatagggataggaaaattggacagccacatgcaaaagaatgaaactagaccatctTAAGactatacacaaaaaaataaagtggattaaCAACCTgactgtgagacctgaaaccataactCTGAGAAGAAAACCTAGGCAGTAAGATCCTTGACATCATTCTTTAGTGTTGAATTTTTGGAACTGActccaaaaacaaaggcaacaaaagcaaaattaaataagtgggactacatcaaactaaaaagcttctgcacaccaaaggaaaccatcaacaaaatgaaaaggcaacctactaaatgaaaacaaattctgcaaatcatatatccaataaggggttaatacccaaaatatattttaaaaactcaaataactaaaaaacaacaaaaaacccaattcaaaaatgtgcagagaggggctcctgggtgactcagtcagttaagcatctgactcttgatttcagctcaaatcatgacttcagggtcatgagatcaaactccacatggggctccacactcagtggggagtcagcttgagattgtctctctctccctctgcccctccccctattcacacatgctttctctaaaataataaagaatttttaaaaatgtgcagggACTCCAAATAGACACTTTTAGCAAATTAGACATAAaggccaacagacccatgaaagatgttcaacgtcaccaattatcagagaaatgcaaatcaaaaccacatgagatatcacctcacacctgctgcAATGGCTATTATTAAATAGGCAGGAAATAACAAGGGTTGtaaagaatgtggagaaaagggaactgtcttgcattgttggtggcaatgcaaactgaTACAACAGCTatgaaaaacagcatggaggttcctcaaaaaattaaaaatggatctacaatatgatccagcaattctactgctGGATatctatccaaagaaaacaaaaacactaaaccAAAAAGATATTCAGTTAGTTGCAGCCTTATTTAccatagtcaaaatatggaaacaacctaagtgtccatcaatggatgaaggaataaagatatcgtatatatacacaatggaatactactctgCGATATTAAAGAATGcttgtcatttgcaataatatggatggGCCTTGAGGGTATACTAAGTGAAGTcagacagacaaagacaaatactgtatgattttatgtatatgtggaacctaaaaaccAAAACTCATAGAGAACAGAGTGGTGGTTATCACAGGGGCTGGAGGTAGGTAAATAGGTAAAGGGAATCAAATGTACGGTGATGGATGGTTAACTAGATTTACTATGGTGATCACTTTgctatatatacaaatatcaaattatgatgttgtgcacctgaaactaatatacaatGCATTATATTGAAACCAATGCAAAATTGGAataaattttaccttaatttaAAAGTGATGGCtcttcactaaaaaataaatgtacatttctgGCAATTATAGTAGCAAGTCAAATTTGGTAAAGAGCAATGTTGTAAACTACCAAATGCCCTAAAGAGGGTAAGggtaagaaaaaaagcaattcagGGCACTAAAGACTGCTCTAGTCACTGCCAAAGTTTCATTACTGATATGAAATGTGCAAACCAGAGATTCTCCAAGGTTTAATGACATACTTCTTATCAACACGAAACGTCTGCCATAGATAATCAAATGCTGAGCTGAATacaaacaaaataccaaaacccATGTAATAACTTgtatttttcccaaaaaaatgagaaaaatgagatttttaaaaatttggaaattatataaTCTTCTGAATTCTAATGGAAGGTGTTAACCAAACACTAGGAGTTTGAAATTGCTGCTTTCCATGTAAACCTCACAAtctggtttacattttttttttcagaaatgtattcCCTAATATTACAGTAGATAGTTTTTACGTTAATTATATTCAAACGCAGGTTTTACTGGCTACTAACAGCTTTAGGACATCAAGAATTGTTACTAtttacaggttttaaaaaatcaaaagatttaaaaaatcatcacttGCCTCACATGAGGCATAATTACTGCTACACCATTAGGAGTAATTTCACATTTCCCCTGCAATCACAAGTCTGTACTTCCAAGCCATTGTTACGTGATGTCCTAGGTTCCCACCAACTAACTCATAGAGCTGGTAAAACAAACATTTACTCTAAGCGCACATCAAGTTTTCAGTGTACACAATGTGGGGGtacaaaaaagggaagaaaacagccAATGACCTCACAGCTAGGTGACAGGCCACATCCCTAAGAAATAGCAGAGAGAGGCATTGGAAAGAAAACAGGATCGGATgctaaaaaagataaatcaagttCCTAAGTGTTAAGTGGTATTTAAAAAtacgtgtatatgtatattttaaatatgtacaaatatatgtatatatacatcctTATGGTGTATGAAgcaaagtgtattttttaaagaagctgaaGTAAATAATCAGAGTCCAATTCATCTAACTGAAAACATTTACATCTATAGCCATTCTAGCTTATATTCAGATTTACCTTGCTTAGCAATTAAAGAAAATGCTACAAGAGAAAACCCTGAGTCCCAGTGTATCTTAAAAGCACCACTCTGAAAAATATGGAAGTTccttgagaagttaaaaaaagaactgccctacgacccagcagctacactactagatatttatccaaaggatacaaacgtactgatttgaaggggcacatgcaccccgatgtttacagcagcaatgtccacaacagccaaaatatggcaagagcccagatgttcatcaacagaaTGTATGGATAAAAAAGATGCGGTATGTATgcatgtggggtgtgtgtgtgtgtgtatacacaccaccaccaccaccaccaccaccaccaccaccacagaatactactcagccatcaaaaagaatgaaatcttgccatctgcaatgacgtggtggaactggagagtattatgctaagcaaaataagtcagtcagagaaagacaaataccatatgatatcactcatatgttgaatttaaaaaacaaaacaaatgagcatacaggaaggaaaggaaaaataaaataagatgaaaacagggagacaaatcataagaaacGCTTaaatctaggaaacaaacagggttgctggaggggaggtaggctGAGGGAGGTAGGCTGAGGGTaaaattgggtgatgggcatgtgatataatgagcactgggtgttacatgcaactgatgaatcactaaattctacccctcaaactaataatacactatatgttaactagatttaacttaaataaagaattttagggggcagcccaagtggctcggcagtttagcactgtcttcagcccagggcatggtcctggagacccgggatcaagtcccacgtcaggctcccacagggcctgcctctctctctttgcctgtgtctctgcgcctgtctctctctgtgtctctcatgaataaataaataaaatcttaaaaataataataaaataaataaatacttttttttttttaaataaaaaagcaccAGACACAATGCTATTATTACCTTGTAGCCACTGGTCCAGAGTATTATCAATAGTGCATTTTACAACAGGGAGGAACTCAGAATTCATAAAGAGTCCTCGCTTAGGGTGGTTCTGCAGTCGCTCCTGATGGCTCCTGGAGCTGAAAAACTCTAACACCAACTTTATCTGCCAAAGCTCAGATGTCTCAgacatttctcttcttcctagtCTTCTCATAGCCTTTAAGAGACAAAAGGAACAGCAatccacttattaaaacaatgaaattgctCCAATGGTCTCTTCCTCAGAGTTGTAtaatagagtattttttaaatatgcctcATAGATCAATAAAGTGCAGAGAGGAATCCATTCCATGTTTTGATGCAGTCAGCCCCACAGAAAAGCCCTCTACTGGGTGCAGATGCATGTCCATTCTCTTCAATATGGTTGCCACATATATAGCTTTTGGATAAAAGCAACAAAGGCAAATGAGGTCATTCTTGGCTCAGTGGCTCTGAAAAATGAAGACCTGCTAGGTCTACTGTCAGTTACCTCTCAGAAACTCAAGTGGAGTACAATGACTTGGCCAGGGATCCCAGAGGCAGACGGCAAAACAATACTACTGATAATAATGCTCTTGGGACCCATCTGCAAAGTCACCATGGCTGCAACTAGCAAGGATGTTCTGTAAACAATTGCCCATGATTGTGAAGGGATAAAGGTTCAGAGCATAAAATGGGAACACTttcagccaaaaaagaaaaatacaactcaATACTTGGCTGCTACATAGAGTCCCTATGAGAAGTAGTGTCAGTGTGAACATCACATAATCatactttctaattaaaaaatatggatgGATACCAGACAATAATGCTATTCTGGGCCTATCAAGTCATATTAGAAATTGCCTTTTAATTAAGAACATTACTTAATAATGTCACTTTCCTACTTTTCAATAGAGATTATTTTGCCATTAGAGGTAACTTCCTTTGGCTTTAATCACTGAGCCCCACATGCTTATCTGTGAATTCATCATATCACATTCATTTAAAGAACTGTTTAAAATCACAGACCTGGAACTcatcccagaaattctgattcagtagataaTACAAAATGGCATTTGaagatctgtatttttaagattcctcATATAAATTTAACCCAAGTTAGAAAACTACTGGCTTAGCTTAACTGCAATTTTGAGTCTGAAAGGCATGATACTATTAAAAAGTCATACGTATTACTAAAGTGAATAGATTGGTCTGATCTTTTAGGGAAGCAGTTAAGCATTTTCTGCATTACCACTTTTAAGCTCttttaaaacagcaataatacaaaaaatttaaaaatgaactccaGCTTGCTAAATCACTACACACTAATACTATAACCTCTTGCAAGCTTAATCACTCAGGCATAATTTTATATCACTGT
This genomic stretch from Canis lupus dingo isolate Sandy chromosome 17, ASM325472v2, whole genome shotgun sequence harbors:
- the LOC112664413 gene encoding protein S100-A10-like, which codes for MQSQMGHTMETVIFMSYKFAGDKSYLTKVDLRVLMERVPRFSEKQEDPLAVDKITKDQEQSRDGKVDFQSFFLLIAGLTIACNDYFVVYMKQKGKK